A single genomic interval of Roseomonas aeriglobus harbors:
- a CDS encoding MFS transporter yields MRRQPRWYNYWGWGSGDMLGAGAQAVITGWLLYFFTTFCNLSAAEAGLILGLPRLLEAITCPLIGYVSDNLRHTWIGRRVGRRKIFLLITIPLLPSFALIFIAGHSFTYYLLTFIFFEFVYTMFLIPWETLAAEMTNDYREKAKFAGARMLVAQSSAILASYLPTLIIAQLGGTDSPDTFFIMAAIFGGLFSLVVTLVVIFTWERPYTEAEKLVQPRPFDPTTALMIPVKMFRDLFSTLRIRAFRQHLSIYLGGYISQDIFNTAFPIFVVTVMMGATLIISQLLTTMYVAQLISVLIAIRIVIRTGPVVAYRIAISFFIAGLALFLAFYLLRPAGFVGELRAMDGNIFASFSPTLAFWLFVPIILAGLGRGTLNFVPWSVYNYLPDVDEAVTGQRREGIFAGVMTLVRKLAQSIAIIFTGWVIDAGGYISPPKGTPVEQVVQTPQAIATITWLLVLGPMVVMLLGLIASWRFRLNARTHDVLMAEIDHLRAGGTAPTSPEAQAIVEDLSGWRYEQLWGKNPVASGTR; encoded by the coding sequence ATGCGCCGCCAGCCGCGCTGGTATAATTATTGGGGCTGGGGATCGGGCGACATGCTCGGCGCCGGCGCACAGGCGGTCATCACCGGCTGGCTGCTGTATTTCTTCACCACCTTCTGCAACCTGTCGGCGGCCGAAGCCGGGCTGATCCTGGGCCTGCCGCGGCTGCTGGAGGCGATCACCTGCCCGTTGATCGGCTATGTCTCCGACAACCTCCGCCACACCTGGATCGGGCGCAGGGTCGGACGGCGCAAGATCTTCCTGCTGATCACCATTCCGCTGCTCCCCAGCTTTGCGCTGATCTTCATCGCCGGGCACAGCTTCACTTATTATCTGCTGACCTTCATCTTCTTCGAATTCGTCTACACGATGTTCCTGATTCCGTGGGAGACGCTGGCCGCGGAGATGACCAACGATTACCGCGAAAAGGCGAAGTTCGCGGGCGCGCGGATGCTGGTCGCGCAGAGCTCGGCGATCCTCGCCTCCTATCTGCCGACGCTGATCATTGCCCAACTGGGCGGCACGGATTCGCCCGACACCTTCTTCATCATGGCGGCGATCTTCGGCGGGCTGTTCAGCCTGGTCGTGACGCTGGTCGTAATCTTCACCTGGGAACGGCCCTACACCGAGGCGGAGAAGCTGGTTCAGCCCCGGCCGTTCGATCCGACGACCGCGCTGATGATCCCGGTCAAGATGTTCCGCGACCTGTTCTCGACGCTGCGCATCCGCGCGTTCCGCCAGCATCTGTCGATCTATCTGGGCGGCTATATCTCGCAGGACATCTTCAACACCGCCTTCCCGATCTTCGTCGTGACGGTGATGATGGGGGCGACCCTCATCATCTCGCAGCTGCTGACGACGATGTATGTCGCGCAGCTGATCTCGGTGCTGATCGCGATCCGCATCGTCATCCGCACCGGCCCGGTCGTCGCGTACCGCATCGCGATCAGCTTCTTCATCGCGGGGCTGGCGCTGTTCCTCGCCTTCTACCTACTGCGCCCGGCCGGCTTCGTGGGCGAGTTGCGCGCGATGGACGGCAACATCTTCGCCTCCTTCAGTCCCACGCTCGCCTTCTGGCTGTTCGTGCCAATCATCCTGGCGGGTCTGGGGCGCGGTACGCTGAATTTCGTGCCCTGGTCGGTCTACAACTACCTGCCCGACGTGGACGAGGCGGTGACGGGCCAGCGGCGCGAGGGCATATTCGCCGGCGTGATGACGCTGGTGCGCAAGCTCGCCCAGTCGATCGCGATCATCTTCACCGGCTGGGTCATCGATGCAGGCGGGTACATTTCGCCGCCCAAGGGCACGCCGGTCGAACAGGTGGTCCAGACCCCGCAGGCGATCGCCACCATCACCTGGCTGCTGGTGCTGGGGCCGATGGTCGTGATGCTGCTCGGGCTGATCGCGTCCTGGCGCTTTCGCCTGAATGCCCGCACGCATGACGTGCTGATGGCGGAGATCGACCATCTGCGCGCCGGCGGCACCGCGCCGACCTCGCCCGAGGCACAGGCGATCGTCGAGGATCTGTCGGGCTGGCGTTACGAACAGCTGTGGGGGAAGAATCCCGTCGCCAGCGGGACGCGCTGA
- a CDS encoding beta-galactosidase, translated as MMRAALLAAASLIALPAHAQDARPTANFAAPVKTFGRVSYDARSLMIDGQRKVIWSSEMHAFRLPSPDLWRDVLQKMKASGFNTVAFYFDWGFHSPKRGVYDFSGIRDIDRLLTMAEEEGLYVMTRAGPYVNAELTRGGFPGWLVNQRSRARTDDPDYMAAADEWLTQVHAIIAKHQINGDGKGNRGNVILHQIENELALTTPSQRRYMDHLYAKARADGINVPIFHNDQGRNGYWVPEDSKVEKVVHGPNDMYAFDGYPGGTCTVGGKVTRGSAAPDWGYYGPGGAKGGASASPNTPGFLAEFGGGWFDYWGSNGGYECNARQRGKRFQRVFYGTNLANGIGIQSFYMGFGGTSWGWLPAPVVFTSYDYGSAISETREVREKAEELKQLGGLIRAVPDLAGMVPAGAPTISSPNIQVYHNKSPETDARFLMVTHKPSNGQTNDRFTVTADLPDGRYTLPMQLNGFDAKWLVAGVNLGGQRLVYSTSELQALTKYAGGDLMLLYGRTGEAGETVLRYKNEPRVTILDGQVTSTFTSNGDLKLSYTHGTLARVRVSGGGRPDLTLLIGDEAEGVKFWQEGDTLVRGPALVRSGTLKGGTLALTGDTRDAEPLEIWAPGTVRRVTWNGVVVPTRASGGTIVATRPLPAPASFALPALAWRAAPGSPETAPGYDDATWQAIDNRAYASITARPDGQPNMLMDAYGFHEGDVWYRGRFQGTPAAERIQIYYGAGGSGMIQLFLDGKLVGEHELPSGLPRPITTGTATFALPDAARAPGEHVLSVMLRNNGHNWDLDADDFHKEARGIVSASLEPRVGPSFSVPIAWKIQGRAGGEDIADPVRGVANSGGLDGERRGWHLPGFDDRAWGTTPTAAAGTTWYRTSFDLAVPKGQDATIGLAFGDTSTPRSTGRYRVLMFVNGWNMGQFVAHIGPQRIFPVPEGILNHRGRNTVALAVTSDGAPENALEEVKLVTLRNVRGGIPVAPVVAPTKPSELKAD; from the coding sequence ATGATGCGCGCCGCCCTCCTCGCCGCCGCGAGCCTGATCGCGCTGCCCGCCCACGCCCAGGACGCGAGGCCCACCGCCAACTTTGCCGCACCCGTGAAGACCTTCGGCCGCGTGTCGTACGATGCGCGATCGTTGATGATCGACGGGCAGCGCAAGGTCATCTGGTCGAGCGAAATGCACGCGTTCCGCCTGCCCAGCCCCGACCTGTGGCGCGACGTGTTGCAGAAGATGAAGGCGTCGGGCTTCAACACCGTCGCCTTCTATTTCGACTGGGGCTTTCACAGCCCGAAGCGCGGGGTCTACGACTTCAGCGGCATTCGCGACATCGACCGGCTGCTGACGATGGCGGAAGAGGAAGGCCTCTACGTCATGACCCGCGCCGGCCCCTATGTGAATGCGGAGCTCACCCGCGGCGGCTTCCCCGGCTGGCTGGTCAACCAGCGCAGCCGCGCGCGGACCGACGACCCCGACTACATGGCGGCGGCCGACGAATGGCTGACGCAGGTTCACGCCATCATCGCCAAGCATCAGATCAACGGGGACGGCAAGGGTAACCGCGGGAACGTCATCCTGCACCAGATCGAAAACGAGCTGGCGCTGACCACCCCGTCGCAGCGCCGCTACATGGATCACCTCTATGCCAAGGCGCGCGCCGACGGCATCAACGTGCCGATCTTCCACAACGACCAGGGTCGCAACGGATATTGGGTGCCTGAGGACAGCAAGGTCGAGAAGGTCGTCCACGGCCCGAATGACATGTACGCCTTCGACGGTTATCCCGGCGGCACCTGCACCGTCGGCGGCAAGGTGACGCGTGGGTCGGCCGCACCCGACTGGGGCTATTACGGCCCCGGCGGCGCGAAGGGCGGCGCGTCGGCCAGCCCGAATACGCCAGGCTTCCTGGCCGAATTCGGTGGCGGCTGGTTCGACTATTGGGGGTCGAACGGCGGCTACGAATGCAACGCCCGCCAGCGCGGCAAGCGGTTCCAGCGCGTCTTCTACGGCACGAACCTGGCGAACGGCATCGGCATTCAGAGCTTCTACATGGGCTTCGGCGGCACCAGCTGGGGCTGGCTGCCGGCGCCGGTCGTCTTTACCAGCTATGATTACGGCTCGGCGATTTCCGAAACGCGCGAAGTTCGGGAGAAGGCGGAGGAGCTGAAGCAGCTCGGCGGCCTGATCCGCGCCGTGCCCGACCTCGCCGGAATGGTGCCGGCAGGCGCGCCGACGATTTCGTCACCGAACATCCAGGTCTATCACAACAAGTCGCCCGAGACGGATGCGCGGTTCCTGATGGTGACGCACAAACCGTCGAACGGGCAGACCAACGACCGCTTCACGGTCACCGCCGACCTGCCGGACGGGCGCTACACGCTGCCGATGCAGCTCAACGGCTTCGATGCGAAGTGGCTGGTCGCGGGGGTGAATCTCGGCGGGCAACGGCTGGTCTATTCGACGTCCGAATTGCAGGCGCTGACCAAATATGCCGGTGGCGACCTGATGCTGCTCTATGGCCGCACGGGCGAGGCCGGCGAGACGGTTCTGCGCTACAAGAACGAGCCGCGGGTGACGATCCTCGACGGGCAGGTCACGTCGACCTTCACGTCGAACGGCGACCTGAAGCTCAGCTACACCCATGGCACGCTCGCCCGCGTGCGCGTCTCCGGTGGCGGTCGCCCCGACCTGACACTGCTGATCGGCGACGAGGCCGAGGGCGTGAAATTCTGGCAGGAAGGCGACACGCTGGTTCGCGGGCCGGCACTGGTGCGATCGGGCACGCTGAAGGGTGGGACGCTGGCGCTGACCGGCGACACGCGCGACGCCGAGCCGCTCGAGATCTGGGCGCCGGGCACGGTGCGTCGGGTGACGTGGAACGGCGTCGTCGTGCCGACGCGCGCATCCGGCGGCACGATCGTCGCGACCCGCCCCCTCCCCGCGCCCGCCAGCTTCGCGCTGCCGGCGCTGGCGTGGCGCGCGGCGCCGGGCTCGCCCGAGACGGCACCCGGCTACGACGATGCCACGTGGCAGGCGATCGACAACCGCGCCTATGCCAGCATCACCGCGCGGCCCGACGGCCAGCCGAACATGCTGATGGACGCCTATGGCTTCCACGAAGGCGACGTCTGGTATCGCGGTCGTTTCCAGGGCACGCCCGCGGCCGAGCGAATCCAGATCTACTACGGCGCCGGCGGGTCGGGGATGATCCAGCTCTTCCTCGATGGAAAGCTGGTCGGCGAGCATGAACTACCCTCCGGCCTGCCCCGCCCGATCACCACCGGCACCGCGACCTTCGCGCTGCCGGACGCGGCGCGGGCGCCGGGCGAGCATGTGCTGAGCGTCATGCTGCGCAATAACGGCCATAACTGGGACCTCGACGCCGACGACTTCCACAAGGAAGCGCGCGGCATCGTCTCGGCGTCGCTCGAACCGCGCGTCGGCCCCAGCTTCTCGGTGCCGATCGCGTGGAAGATCCAGGGCCGTGCGGGGGGCGAGGACATCGCCGATCCGGTCCGCGGCGTCGCCAATTCGGGCGGCCTCGACGGCGAGCGCCGCGGCTGGCACCTGCCGGGCTTCGACGATCGTGCGTGGGGCACGACGCCCACCGCAGCAGCGGGCACGACCTGGTACCGTACCAGCTTCGATCTGGCCGTGCCCAAGGGGCAGGACGCGACGATCGGCCTCGCGTTCGGCGACACGTCCACGCCCCGCTCCACCGGCCGCTACCGGGTGTTGATGTTCGTCAACGGCTGGAACATGGGCCAGTTCGTCGCCCATATCGGCCCGCAGCGGATCTTCCCGGTGCCCGAGGGCATCCTCAATCACCGCGGGCGCAACACCGTCGCGCTTGCGGTCACGTCCGACGGCGCACCTGAAAACGCGCTGGAAGAGGTGAAGCTCGTCACCCTGCGCAACGTCCGCGGCGGCATTCCCGTCGCGCCCGTTGTCGCTCCCACCAAACCCAGTGAACTCAAGGCAGACTGA
- a CDS encoding glycoside hydrolase family 88 protein — protein MAALTHDVPRQLVADKIDLLMDNLVNIKDETGEFLLHLEDGRIIDTKGWAGWEWTHGVGLFGMWRYFEQTGDKKALDIIKQWFADRFAEGTPTKNINTVAPFITLAYLYEYEPDPSYIPYLDTWCEWLMAPDGLPKTEEGGFQHIVYNDENPGEMWDDTLMMSVLPLAKIGLLLNRPHYVEEAKRQFLVHIKYLFDRKTGLWFHGWDFNGRHNFAEALWARGNCWVTIAIPEIIEILDLPQGDAFRTFLIDTLEAQVKTLAETQDDSGLWHTLVMDPSSYLEASATAGFAYGILKGVRKGYLPRKYEGVGIKAVKGVLDNIDATGELQQVSFGTAMGDTLQFYKDIRLTSMPYGQSLAICALGEFLRTYI, from the coding sequence ATGGCAGCCCTTACCCACGACGTTCCGCGGCAACTGGTCGCGGACAAGATCGACCTCCTCATGGACAATCTCGTCAACATCAAGGACGAGACCGGCGAGTTCCTGCTCCACCTGGAGGACGGGCGCATCATCGACACCAAGGGCTGGGCCGGCTGGGAATGGACCCACGGCGTCGGCCTGTTCGGCATGTGGCGCTATTTCGAGCAGACCGGTGACAAGAAGGCGCTCGACATCATCAAGCAGTGGTTCGCCGATCGCTTTGCCGAGGGTACGCCGACCAAGAACATCAACACGGTCGCGCCGTTCATCACGCTCGCCTACCTGTACGAGTACGAGCCCGACCCGAGCTACATCCCCTATCTCGACACCTGGTGCGAATGGCTGATGGCGCCGGACGGCCTGCCCAAGACCGAAGAAGGCGGGTTCCAGCACATCGTCTACAACGACGAGAATCCGGGCGAGATGTGGGACGACACGCTGATGATGAGCGTGCTGCCGCTGGCCAAGATCGGCCTGCTGCTGAACCGCCCGCATTATGTCGAGGAGGCGAAGCGCCAGTTCCTCGTCCACATCAAATATCTGTTCGACCGCAAGACCGGTCTCTGGTTCCACGGGTGGGACTTCAACGGTCGGCACAATTTCGCCGAGGCGCTGTGGGCGCGCGGCAACTGCTGGGTGACGATCGCGATCCCCGAAATCATCGAGATCCTGGACCTGCCGCAGGGCGATGCGTTCCGCACCTTCCTGATCGACACGCTCGAGGCGCAGGTGAAGACGCTGGCCGAAACGCAGGACGACAGCGGCCTGTGGCACACGCTGGTGATGGACCCGTCGAGCTATCTCGAGGCCTCGGCCACCGCGGGCTTCGCCTATGGCATCCTGAAGGGTGTTCGGAAGGGCTATCTGCCGCGCAAGTACGAGGGCGTAGGCATCAAGGCTGTAAAGGGCGTGCTCGACAACATCGACGCGACCGGCGAATTGCAGCAGGTCAGCTTCGGCACCGCGATGGGCGATACGCTGCAGTTCTACAAGGACATCCGCCTGACCTCGATGCCCTACGGCCAGAGCCTGGCGATCTGTGCGCTGGGCGAGTTCCTGCGGACGTATATCTGA
- a CDS encoding L-rhamnose mutarotase — MQLKPGVVAEYRARHDAIWPELAELLHDSGIRDYSIFLDEETGALFAVLKLTADNTRDALPDHPVMRKWWDYMAPLMEVEPGNKPKEWPLTPLFYLA; from the coding sequence ATGCAGCTGAAACCGGGAGTGGTTGCCGAATATAGGGCCCGCCATGATGCAATCTGGCCGGAGCTGGCAGAGCTGCTCCACGACAGTGGTATCCGCGACTATTCGATCTTCCTGGACGAGGAAACGGGCGCGCTGTTCGCGGTGCTGAAGCTGACGGCGGACAACACCCGCGACGCGCTGCCGGACCATCCAGTGATGCGGAAATGGTGGGACTATATGGCTCCGCTGATGGAGGTCGAACCCGGCAACAAGCCAAAGGAATGGCCGCTCACGCCATTGTTCTACCTCGCATGA
- a CDS encoding oligogalacturonate lyase: MRYLAAIAAITLAIPAAAQPAKEWVDPLTGHRVVQVSREPGSVNLYFHQNSYLPQGDKMVFLGPKGIMIADLKTWTVKPLVTQKGAVLLFTGRKSRNVYFASRERDDSGRPFDVMAADADTGKIRKIATVPGGWIGSINADETLLLGQVATAVVPLKPDGTLARGNGEQNTPGMNDYRANWPDGRPMTYADAKEVHMNRRLDAGVPMEIFTIDTRTGARKVVTASTDWLNHIQFSPTDPMQIMYCHEGPWHRVDRIWTIRADGTGKTLVHTRTMNMEIAGHEFWSSDGKTIWYDLQTPRGQVFWVAGYELATGKRTWYNLDRNQWSVHFNQTPDGTRFSGDGGDSEMVAKAPDGKYLYLFTPKAIPDVAGIHADNADKLIVPGTFESEKLVDMRKQDYRMEPNMTFTPDGKWAVFRGNFDGAAQVYAVELAKAK, translated from the coding sequence ATGCGGTATCTGGCGGCCATTGCGGCAATCACCCTGGCCATTCCGGCGGCGGCGCAGCCGGCGAAGGAATGGGTCGATCCGCTGACCGGCCACCGCGTCGTTCAGGTCAGCCGCGAGCCCGGATCGGTCAACCTCTACTTCCACCAGAACAGCTATCTGCCGCAGGGCGACAAGATGGTGTTCCTGGGGCCGAAGGGCATCATGATCGCCGATCTGAAGACGTGGACCGTCAAGCCCCTGGTCACGCAGAAGGGCGCGGTCCTGCTCTTCACCGGCCGCAAGAGCCGGAACGTCTATTTCGCCAGTCGTGAGCGTGACGACAGCGGCCGTCCGTTCGACGTGATGGCGGCCGATGCCGACACCGGCAAGATCCGCAAGATCGCGACCGTGCCCGGCGGCTGGATTGGCTCGATCAACGCCGACGAGACGCTGCTGCTCGGCCAGGTCGCGACCGCCGTGGTGCCGCTGAAGCCCGACGGGACGCTCGCGCGCGGCAACGGCGAACAGAATACGCCGGGCATGAACGACTATCGCGCCAACTGGCCCGACGGCCGACCGATGACCTATGCCGACGCCAAGGAGGTTCACATGAACCGTCGGCTGGATGCGGGCGTGCCGATGGAAATCTTCACCATCGACACCCGCACCGGCGCTCGGAAAGTCGTGACGGCATCGACGGACTGGCTGAACCACATCCAGTTCTCGCCGACCGATCCGATGCAGATCATGTACTGCCACGAAGGTCCCTGGCACCGCGTCGACCGCATCTGGACGATCCGCGCCGACGGCACCGGAAAGACGCTGGTCCACACGCGCACGATGAACATGGAGATCGCCGGCCACGAATTCTGGTCGAGCGACGGCAAGACGATCTGGTACGACCTTCAGACTCCGCGCGGCCAGGTGTTCTGGGTGGCGGGTTATGAACTCGCGACGGGCAAGCGCACCTGGTACAACCTCGATCGCAACCAATGGTCGGTGCACTTCAACCAGACGCCGGACGGCACGCGCTTCTCAGGCGACGGCGGCGACAGCGAAATGGTCGCCAAGGCGCCGGACGGGAAATACCTCTACCTGTTCACGCCCAAGGCGATCCCCGACGTCGCGGGCATCCATGCCGACAATGCCGACAAGCTGATCGTGCCGGGCACGTTCGAGAGCGAGAAGCTCGTCGACATGCGCAAGCAGGATTACCGGATGGAGCCGAACATGACCTTCACGCCGGACGGCAAATGGGCGGTGTTCCGGGGCAATTTCGACGGCGCCGCACAGGTCTATGCGGTGGAGTTGGCGAAGGCGAAGTAA
- a CDS encoding glycoside hydrolase family 28 protein produces the protein MKTGLSFDVRDHGATGTGVALDGPAIQSAIAAAHAAGGGIVTLPPGRYLSFSIRLLSRVTLAIEHGATLIAATPGALGSYDLAEDRGPQLYQDFGHSHWHNSLIWAEDAEDVAILGGGRIDGHALTRDGPGTPWTPQSGERPLSMAGMTAHEVAQLERTPEAMRGLGNKAIALAHCKRVSIRDLTIDRGGHIALLAGEVEDLALSRLTIDTIRDGIDLDCVRRATVEECRVNSPNDDAIVLKTSLGLGRRSACEDVTIRDCTVTGYDVGTLLDGTLGRTQAIAPDRDRVTGRIKLGTESNGDFRRIRVSDCRFERSRGLAIESVDGGTVEDIRVEGVTMAEVTTAPLFLRLGARLRGPEGTTPGAIRGVAIDGLNATGIDPRFAATIAGIKGHAIEDVRLSDVALHYSGAIETLPADPPELADAYPEPSMFGPTPAWGLWARQVRGLTVRGLRLSRDGEDGRPRVRLDDAEASGSDLT, from the coding sequence GTGAAGACGGGGCTTAGTTTCGACGTCCGCGACCATGGCGCCACCGGAACCGGCGTCGCCTTGGACGGTCCCGCCATCCAGTCCGCGATCGCCGCCGCCCATGCGGCGGGCGGTGGGATCGTCACCCTGCCCCCCGGCCGCTACCTCAGCTTCTCGATACGCCTGCTGAGCCGCGTAACGCTGGCGATCGAGCATGGCGCGACGTTGATCGCCGCCACGCCGGGCGCGCTCGGCAGCTACGACCTTGCCGAGGATCGCGGACCTCAACTCTATCAGGATTTCGGTCACAGCCACTGGCACAACAGCCTGATCTGGGCCGAGGACGCGGAGGATGTTGCGATCCTGGGCGGCGGGCGGATCGACGGCCATGCGCTGACCCGCGACGGCCCCGGCACGCCGTGGACGCCGCAGTCGGGCGAGCGCCCGTTGTCGATGGCTGGCATGACAGCGCACGAGGTCGCCCAACTCGAACGCACGCCCGAGGCGATGCGGGGACTCGGCAACAAGGCGATTGCACTCGCTCACTGCAAGCGCGTTTCGATCCGGGATCTGACGATCGACCGCGGCGGTCACATTGCCCTGCTCGCGGGTGAAGTCGAGGACCTGGCCCTGTCGCGGCTGACGATCGATACGATCCGCGACGGGATCGACCTCGATTGCGTGCGCCGCGCGACGGTCGAGGAGTGCCGGGTGAACTCGCCCAACGACGATGCGATCGTACTGAAGACCAGCCTGGGCCTTGGGCGGCGATCGGCGTGCGAGGATGTCACGATCCGCGACTGCACCGTCACCGGCTATGACGTCGGCACGCTGCTCGACGGCACGCTCGGCCGGACGCAAGCGATCGCGCCCGACCGCGATCGGGTGACCGGCCGGATCAAGCTGGGCACCGAAAGCAACGGCGACTTCCGCCGCATCCGGGTGAGTGACTGCCGCTTCGAACGCAGCCGTGGCCTGGCGATCGAAAGCGTCGATGGCGGGACTGTCGAGGACATCCGCGTCGAAGGCGTGACGATGGCGGAGGTGACGACCGCGCCGCTGTTCCTCCGCCTCGGCGCGCGGCTACGCGGGCCGGAGGGCACGACGCCCGGTGCGATCCGGGGGGTGGCAATCGACGGGCTGAACGCGACCGGCATCGATCCGCGCTTCGCCGCGACGATCGCGGGGATTAAGGGCCATGCGATCGAAGACGTGCGGCTGTCGGACGTGGCCCTCCACTATTCCGGCGCGATCGAGACCCTGCCCGCCGACCCGCCCGAACTGGCCGATGCCTATCCCGAACCGAGCATGTTCGGCCCGACCCCGGCCTGGGGGCTGTGGGCGCGGCAGGTGCGGGGGTTGACCGTGCGCGGGCTACGACTGTCGCGCGATGGCGAGGACGGACGGCCGCGGGTTAGGTTGGACGATGCGGAGGCTAGCGGATCGGACCTGACCTAA